One genomic window of Halorubrum hochsteinianum includes the following:
- a CDS encoding TIGR00341 family protein, giving the protein MIPAGKRAAVVRALDDEGVDYVVTDETSGREYTAVATFPLPTAAVEPVLERLREAGIDESTYTVIVAAETVISRRFEALEDAYEQDAERGGDRISREELQAKADDLASGLGTYVLMTVISAVIATAGLLLDSPATVVGSMVIAPLIGPAMSAAIGTVVDDEALFRRGVRMQVLGVVVAVLAATLFAFALRSLALVPPGLDPLELAEVSERLAPNVLVLVVAVGAGVAGIVSLMTGVSATLVGVMIAVALIPPAAAVGIGIAFRIPRLVVGAGVIVAVNVLSINLSALVMLWYEGYRPQRWFREDDARAAFLKRVAVLAVAIALLSVFLGGVTYESYVASTTESDIRAAASDELAALNSEFELLELSVERTGTVPPLETDRVVVTVGAPPGGTVRGIAPALDGRIEAAVGGEVTVEVRTVTVERA; this is encoded by the coding sequence ATGATTCCGGCGGGCAAGCGCGCGGCGGTCGTCCGCGCGCTCGACGACGAGGGGGTCGACTACGTCGTCACCGACGAGACCAGCGGACGGGAGTACACCGCGGTCGCGACGTTCCCCCTGCCGACGGCCGCGGTCGAACCGGTCCTCGAACGGCTCCGCGAGGCGGGGATCGACGAGAGCACCTACACCGTCATCGTCGCGGCCGAGACGGTCATCTCCCGGCGGTTCGAGGCGCTCGAAGACGCGTACGAGCAGGACGCCGAACGCGGCGGCGACCGGATCTCCCGCGAGGAGCTTCAGGCCAAGGCGGACGACCTCGCCTCGGGGCTCGGCACGTACGTGCTGATGACCGTCATCTCGGCGGTGATCGCTACCGCGGGCCTGCTGCTCGACTCGCCCGCCACCGTGGTCGGGTCGATGGTGATCGCGCCGCTCATCGGTCCGGCGATGTCCGCCGCCATCGGGACCGTCGTCGACGACGAGGCGCTGTTCCGGCGCGGCGTGCGGATGCAGGTGCTCGGCGTCGTGGTCGCCGTCCTCGCGGCCACGCTGTTCGCGTTCGCGCTGCGCTCGCTCGCCTTAGTCCCGCCGGGGCTCGACCCGCTCGAACTCGCGGAGGTGTCCGAGCGGCTCGCGCCCAACGTCCTCGTCTTGGTCGTCGCGGTCGGCGCGGGGGTGGCGGGCATCGTCTCGCTGATGACCGGCGTCTCGGCGACGCTCGTGGGCGTGATGATCGCCGTGGCGCTGATCCCGCCCGCGGCCGCGGTCGGGATCGGGATCGCCTTCCGGATTCCGCGGCTCGTGGTCGGCGCGGGCGTCATCGTCGCGGTGAACGTCCTCTCTATCAACCTCTCCGCGCTGGTCATGCTGTGGTACGAGGGGTACCGCCCGCAGCGGTGGTTCCGCGAGGACGACGCGCGCGCGGCGTTCCTCAAGCGCGTCGCCGTGCTGGCGGTCGCCATCGCGCTCCTCTCGGTGTTCCTCGGCGGCGTCACTTACGAGTCGTACGTCGCCTCGACCACCGAGTCCGACATCCGGGCCGCCGCGAGCGACGAGCTGGCGGCGCTGAACTCGGAGTTCGAACTGCTCGAACTGAGCGTCGAGCGGACCGGGACGGTCCCGCCGCTCGAGACCGACCGGGTCGTGGTCACGGTCGGCGCGCCGCCCGGCGGCACCGTTCGGGGCATCGCGCCAGCGCTCGACGGCCGCATCGAGGCCGCGGTCGGCGGCGAGGTCACCGTGGAGGTCCGGACGGTGACCGTCGAGCGCGCCTGA
- a CDS encoding NOG1 family protein, giving the protein MIFEGLPTTPRSEELVDKAFSRAARAGRAKRGHEAQESMLRTAGNVLSDNLENVVTSWPDFGFDVDPFYYELADAIVDVDRLRQALSQVMWASRQIEDLRDEYTTKIRDSDVDTARKHRKQAFARMADVMDQIGDDLRYIGDSRDQLKVLPDIRPDEPAIVVAGYPNVGKSSFVNRVTRASNQIAEYPFTTKGIQIGHFERNHVRYQIVDTPGLLDRPEDERNDIERQAVSALEHLADAVVFVIDPSGDCGYPLDVQLELREEVRELFGADVPLLTVANKHDRFEAVKAESVDATMSVTENENVEAVLDMAVDAVGYEPDLPTRDGE; this is encoded by the coding sequence ATGATATTTGAGGGCCTCCCGACGACCCCCCGCTCGGAGGAACTCGTCGACAAGGCGTTCTCGCGGGCGGCTCGGGCCGGGCGCGCGAAGCGCGGCCACGAGGCGCAGGAGTCGATGCTACGGACCGCCGGCAACGTGCTCTCGGACAACTTGGAGAACGTCGTCACCTCGTGGCCCGACTTCGGCTTCGACGTCGACCCGTTTTACTACGAGCTGGCGGACGCCATCGTCGACGTCGACCGCCTCCGGCAGGCGCTCTCGCAGGTGATGTGGGCCAGCCGCCAGATCGAGGACCTCCGCGACGAGTACACGACGAAGATCCGGGACTCCGACGTCGACACCGCGCGCAAACACCGCAAGCAGGCGTTCGCCCGCATGGCGGACGTGATGGACCAGATCGGCGACGACCTGCGGTACATCGGGGACTCGCGCGACCAGCTGAAGGTGCTCCCGGACATCCGGCCCGACGAGCCGGCCATCGTCGTCGCCGGCTACCCGAACGTCGGGAAGTCCTCGTTCGTCAACCGCGTCACCCGCGCGTCGAACCAGATCGCGGAGTACCCGTTCACCACGAAGGGGATCCAGATCGGCCACTTCGAGCGGAACCACGTCCGCTACCAGATCGTCGACACGCCCGGACTCCTCGACCGCCCGGAAGACGAGCGCAACGACATCGAGCGGCAGGCGGTGAGCGCCCTCGAACACCTCGCGGACGCGGTCGTCTTCGTGATCGACCCCTCCGGCGACTGCGGCTACCCGCTCGACGTCCAGCTAGAGCTCCGCGAGGAGGTCCGCGAGCTGTTCGGCGCGGACGTGCCGCTGCTCACGGTGGCGAACAAACACGACCGCTTCGAGGCGGTCAAAGCCGAGTCCGTCGACGCGACGATGAGCGTCACGGAGAACGAGAACGTCGAGGCCGTCCTCGACATGGCCGTCGACGCGGTCGGCTACGAGCCGGACCTCCCCACCCGCGACGGGGAGTAG
- a CDS encoding homoserine kinase, whose amino-acid sequence MVTVRAPATSANLGSGFDVFGAALSRPADVVTVEKAAETTIEVTGVGAQYIPEDPEKNTVGAVVKALDAPARIHIDKGVRPASGLGSSAASAAGAAVALNRLYDRGLSREELVPIAAEGEAVVSGVAHSDNVAPSILGGFTVTTAEGTRSVDAAIPLVVCLPDVAVSTRDARRVVPETAPMDDLVETVGNAATLAIGMCRSDPDLVGLGMDDPVVTPERARLITGYDEVRERAFDAGATGVTVSGAGPAVIAACRDRDRRGVAAAMLDAFDGAGIEARAYQSRIGRGSTILDE is encoded by the coding sequence ATGGTAACGGTACGGGCCCCCGCGACGAGCGCGAACCTCGGGAGCGGCTTCGACGTGTTCGGGGCCGCTCTCTCGCGGCCGGCAGATGTCGTCACGGTCGAGAAGGCGGCCGAGACGACGATCGAGGTCACGGGCGTCGGCGCGCAGTACATCCCGGAGGACCCCGAGAAGAACACCGTCGGAGCCGTCGTCAAGGCGCTCGACGCGCCGGCGCGGATCCACATCGACAAGGGCGTGCGCCCGGCGTCGGGGCTCGGCTCCTCGGCCGCGAGCGCCGCGGGCGCGGCGGTCGCGCTCAACCGGCTGTACGACCGCGGGCTCTCCCGCGAGGAACTGGTCCCGATCGCCGCGGAGGGCGAGGCGGTCGTCTCCGGGGTCGCGCACTCGGACAACGTCGCGCCGTCGATCCTCGGCGGCTTCACCGTGACGACCGCCGAGGGGACGCGGTCGGTCGACGCCGCGATCCCCCTCGTCGTCTGCCTGCCGGACGTCGCGGTCTCGACCCGGGACGCGCGCCGGGTCGTCCCCGAGACCGCCCCGATGGACGACCTCGTCGAGACGGTCGGCAACGCGGCGACGCTGGCGATCGGGATGTGCCGGTCGGACCCCGACCTCGTCGGCCTCGGCATGGACGACCCGGTGGTCACCCCCGAGCGTGCCCGCCTGATCACGGGTTACGACGAGGTTCGCGAGCGCGCCTTCGACGCCGGGGCCACGGGAGTCACCGTCAGTGGAGCCGGGCCTGCGGTGATCGCGGCCTGCCGCGACCGCGACCGCAGGGGGGTCGCCGCCGCGATGCTCGACGCCTTCGACGGGGCGGGAATCGAGGCGCGCGCCTACCAGAGTCGGATCGGCCGCGGCTCGACGATTCTGGACGAGTAG
- a CDS encoding thiol-disulfide oxidoreductase DCC family protein, protein MDGDIPEDAAVILFDGVCNLCSGFVQFVHPRDPEGKYRFASLQSDVGRELLAEHGLPTDEIESIVLIEDGESYVKSAAVIRIAAGLGGRYRLLSPFRHVPAPVRDRVYDFVAEHRYQWFGKKDRCMIPSGDVKSRFIE, encoded by the coding sequence ATGGACGGGGACATCCCGGAGGACGCCGCGGTCATCCTCTTCGACGGCGTCTGTAACCTCTGTAGCGGGTTCGTACAGTTCGTTCACCCCCGCGACCCGGAGGGGAAGTACCGGTTCGCCTCCCTCCAGTCCGACGTCGGACGAGAGCTGCTGGCCGAACACGGCCTCCCGACGGACGAGATCGAGTCGATCGTCCTGATCGAGGACGGCGAGAGCTACGTGAAGTCGGCGGCGGTCATCCGGATCGCGGCGGGGCTCGGCGGTCGCTATCGGCTGCTCTCTCCGTTCCGACACGTCCCCGCGCCGGTCCGCGACCGCGTGTACGACTTCGTCGCCGAGCACCGGTACCAGTGGTTCGGGAAGAAGGATCGGTGTATGATCCCGTCGGGCGACGTGAAGTCGCGGTTCATCGAGTGA
- a CDS encoding formate/nitrite transporter family protein, translated as MTDSEQPDDDSMREVVERSRSGAPAVGEAVRDRFSSDEVFQRIIAAADEEVTSGSRELFFSGLAAGLAITITFMLYASLTAATDSHSILSVLLYPLGFIYIIIGGYQLYTENTLPPVALTLERLASLPTLLRHWTIVLAGNFVGGVVGAAVLSYGGVFTGDTVEAARYISEGGFGVPFVPLFFKAAMAGLIVAGVVWVGFASTDSMSRMLVVYLAFLAIPLGDLFHVVVSFTEVVYLFFQYGIPLYGAEISLYSGMVGFVLPVLLGNTIGGVVLVTLVNYFQTSEERLEEARFEGVSRRLTVPEWVFGRAAGRSYVPILDATEATLFAGEGYRVMVPITNPRTDGPIVELAARLASSHEDGVVHIVHVVQAPERMSLSSGDAGQRIADASAEGMENLRSTAADYNVEVSTSTVISHRSFEEVFNMARRTRPDSVLMGWGDDQLWSAARAERPIDELTNQLPCDFLILNEQDLDTSRILIPTSGGPDSDLSAEVARVLADTADAEVTLLHVVDDPADRARGEAFLAAWAEEHGLGDAELVVDDGGDVEDGICRAAADKTLVIIGATEKGLLSRLVSDSLHLDVIHEVDASVLLTERPSSRSLRERLFGTGRRATDMSGGVERDPEESEGTDVRAVESRVVDGGNGGGDGDRNGGDGGDRDGRNGGNGGDEESHTGGSDGDRSEGADAAVDDALDADGAGGDGTSAEDGPEDEQPHLDDTYVVDHDEADEEAAEEEAAEDAADDRARGDE; from the coding sequence GTGACCGACTCAGAGCAACCCGACGACGATTCGATGCGGGAGGTCGTCGAGCGGTCCCGGAGCGGCGCGCCGGCGGTCGGCGAGGCGGTCAGGGACCGGTTCTCCTCCGACGAGGTGTTTCAGCGGATCATCGCGGCCGCGGACGAGGAGGTGACCTCGGGGAGCCGCGAGCTGTTTTTCAGCGGTCTCGCCGCCGGGCTGGCGATCACGATCACGTTCATGCTGTACGCGTCGCTGACCGCGGCGACCGACTCCCACTCGATCCTCAGCGTCCTCCTCTATCCGCTCGGGTTCATCTACATCATCATCGGCGGCTACCAGCTGTACACCGAGAACACGCTGCCGCCGGTGGCGCTCACGCTCGAACGGCTCGCGAGCCTCCCGACCCTGCTGCGCCACTGGACTATCGTGCTCGCGGGCAACTTCGTCGGCGGCGTGGTCGGCGCGGCCGTCCTCTCGTACGGCGGCGTCTTCACGGGCGACACCGTCGAGGCGGCGCGGTACATCTCCGAGGGCGGCTTCGGCGTCCCGTTCGTCCCGCTGTTCTTCAAGGCCGCGATGGCGGGGCTCATCGTCGCGGGCGTCGTCTGGGTCGGCTTCGCCTCCACCGACTCGATGAGCCGGATGCTCGTCGTCTACCTCGCGTTCCTCGCGATCCCGCTCGGCGACCTGTTCCACGTCGTCGTCTCCTTCACCGAGGTCGTCTACCTGTTCTTCCAGTACGGCATCCCGCTGTACGGCGCGGAGATAAGCCTCTACAGCGGGATGGTCGGCTTCGTCCTCCCGGTGCTGCTCGGGAACACCATCGGCGGCGTCGTCCTGGTGACGCTCGTCAACTACTTCCAGACGAGCGAGGAGCGGCTGGAGGAGGCGCGCTTCGAGGGCGTCAGCCGTCGGCTGACCGTACCCGAGTGGGTGTTCGGCCGGGCGGCCGGGCGGTCGTACGTCCCGATCCTCGACGCCACCGAGGCGACGCTGTTCGCGGGCGAGGGGTACCGCGTCATGGTGCCGATCACGAACCCGCGGACCGACGGCCCGATCGTCGAGCTGGCGGCGCGGCTCGCGAGCAGCCACGAGGACGGCGTCGTCCACATCGTCCACGTCGTCCAAGCGCCCGAGCGCATGTCGCTGTCCTCCGGCGACGCCGGCCAGCGGATCGCGGACGCCTCCGCCGAGGGGATGGAGAACCTCCGGTCGACGGCGGCGGACTACAATGTCGAGGTGTCCACGTCGACGGTGATCTCGCACCGCTCGTTCGAGGAGGTGTTCAACATGGCTCGGCGGACGCGTCCGGACTCGGTGCTGATGGGGTGGGGCGACGACCAGCTGTGGAGCGCCGCCCGCGCCGAGCGCCCCATCGACGAGCTGACGAACCAGCTCCCCTGCGACTTCCTCATCCTCAACGAGCAGGACCTCGACACCTCGCGGATCCTCATCCCCACCTCCGGCGGCCCGGACTCGGACCTGAGCGCGGAGGTGGCCCGGGTGCTCGCGGACACCGCCGACGCCGAGGTGACGCTGCTCCACGTGGTCGACGACCCCGCGGACAGGGCGCGGGGCGAGGCGTTCCTCGCGGCGTGGGCGGAGGAACACGGCCTCGGCGACGCGGAGCTCGTCGTCGACGACGGCGGCGACGTCGAGGACGGCATCTGCCGGGCGGCCGCCGACAAGACCCTCGTCATCATCGGGGCCACGGAGAAGGGTCTGCTCTCGCGGCTCGTCTCGGACTCGCTCCACCTCGACGTGATCCACGAGGTCGACGCCTCGGTGCTGCTCACCGAGCGGCCCAGCTCCCGGTCGCTGCGCGAGCGGCTGTTCGGCACCGGCCGGCGCGCGACCGACATGTCGGGTGGCGTCGAGCGCGACCCGGAGGAGTCGGAGGGGACCGACGTGCGCGCCGTCGAGAGCCGCGTCGTCGACGGCGGGAACGGCGGCGGTGACGGCGACCGTAACGGCGGAGACGGCGGCGACCGCGACGGCCGTAACGGCGGGAACGGCGGCGACGAGGAGTCCCACACCGGGGGATCCGACGGCGACCGATCCGAGGGCGCGGACGCGGCCGTCGACGACGCGCTCGACGCCGACGGGGCGGGCGGCGACGGGACGTCCGCCGAGGACGGGCCGGAGGACGAACAGCCACACCTCGACGACACGTACGTGGTGGACCACGACGAGGCCGACGAGGAGGCGGCCGAGGAGGAGGCCGCCGAGGACGCGGCGGACGACCGCGCCCGCGGCGACGAGTAG
- a CDS encoding Na+/H+ antiporter NhaC family protein, translated as MARSFTPTAYEDLDPDRRPSFATALVPVLAVVAFLGIGSAVLGLDPHPPLLWSIAFVGAFGLWLGYDWDDLFDGIANGLVMGLQAILIIFTIYGLIATWVSAGTIPSLMYYGLEILSPTTFLPAAAVLAAVVAFAIGSSWTTVGTLGVAFVGIGAGLGVPAPMTVGAVLSGAYAGDKQSPLSDTTNLAAGVTNTDLYAHIRRMRTGTAIAFGLAVVAFAAVGLQISGSIPVGRITDIQNGLTETYAITAVAFVPLVVTFGLALRGYAALPTLVAGVFAGALTTIVLQGAGFVAAWETFMYGTAPESASETVNELLATGGLTGSAWTITVVVAALSLGGILERTGVLAVIAHAFTSAVRSPGALVAGTGLSAIFINALTAQQYMSIVLPGVTLRNTYDEFGLDSDQLSRAVEAAGTPTGALFPWHAGAVFMASATGVPTVEYAPYFLFAFFSPLVLFGMALTGFTIDVNPVSADAGDLDETATPTPGGDD; from the coding sequence ATGGCACGCTCGTTCACGCCGACGGCGTACGAGGACCTCGACCCAGACCGCCGCCCCAGCTTCGCGACGGCGCTGGTCCCGGTCCTCGCCGTCGTGGCGTTCCTCGGCATCGGCTCGGCCGTCCTCGGCCTGGACCCGCACCCCCCGCTCCTCTGGAGCATCGCCTTCGTCGGCGCGTTCGGGCTGTGGCTCGGCTACGACTGGGACGACCTGTTCGACGGTATCGCGAACGGACTCGTGATGGGGCTCCAGGCGATCCTCATCATCTTCACCATCTACGGGCTGATCGCGACGTGGGTCAGCGCCGGCACGATCCCCAGCCTGATGTACTACGGGCTGGAGATCCTCTCGCCGACGACGTTCCTCCCGGCGGCCGCGGTCCTCGCCGCCGTCGTCGCGTTCGCCATCGGCTCCTCGTGGACCACGGTCGGCACGCTCGGCGTCGCCTTCGTCGGCATCGGGGCGGGACTCGGCGTCCCCGCCCCGATGACGGTCGGGGCCGTCCTCTCGGGCGCGTACGCCGGCGACAAGCAGTCGCCGCTCTCCGACACCACCAACCTCGCGGCCGGCGTCACCAACACCGACCTGTACGCGCACATCCGTCGGATGCGGACCGGCACCGCGATCGCCTTCGGACTCGCCGTGGTCGCGTTCGCCGCGGTCGGGCTCCAGATCAGCGGCTCCATCCCGGTGGGCCGGATCACCGACATCCAGAACGGGCTCACCGAGACGTACGCGATCACCGCCGTCGCCTTCGTCCCGCTGGTCGTCACCTTCGGGCTGGCGCTGCGCGGCTACGCCGCGCTCCCGACCCTCGTCGCCGGCGTCTTCGCCGGCGCGCTCACGACGATCGTCCTTCAGGGGGCCGGCTTCGTCGCCGCGTGGGAGACGTTCATGTACGGCACCGCGCCGGAGTCGGCCTCGGAGACGGTGAACGAACTCCTCGCGACCGGCGGGCTCACCGGCTCCGCGTGGACGATCACGGTCGTCGTCGCCGCGCTCTCGCTCGGCGGGATCTTGGAGCGCACGGGCGTCCTCGCGGTGATCGCCCACGCCTTCACGTCGGCGGTGCGCAGTCCCGGAGCGCTCGTCGCCGGGACCGGCCTCTCGGCGATCTTCATCAACGCGCTCACCGCCCAGCAGTACATGAGCATCGTCCTCCCGGGCGTCACGCTCCGGAACACCTACGACGAGTTCGGGCTGGACAGCGACCAGCTCTCCCGCGCGGTCGAGGCAGCCGGGACTCCGACCGGCGCGCTGTTCCCGTGGCACGCGGGGGCCGTCTTCATGGCGAGCGCCACCGGCGTGCCGACGGTGGAGTACGCGCCGTACTTCCTGTTCGCGTTCTTCTCGCCGCTCGTGTTATTCGGCATGGCGCTGACCGGTTTCACCATCGACGTGAACCCGGTCTCGGCCGACGCCGGTGACCTCGACGAGACGGCGACCCCGACTCCCGGCGGCGACGACTGA
- a CDS encoding dihydrofolate reductase has translation MGDAPNEPTAGDDPDSGPDLVLVAAVAENGVIGGDDGMPWHYPADLAHFKRLTTGHPVIVGRTTYEGIADRIGGPLPDRTSVVVTTRPIDDADLPDGAVVAGDLDEALARATADAADRGVDAVYVIGGATVYEQFLDAADRMVITEIPERPDGDVRFPEWDAEAWAETDRETEGDLAFVTYERRGAD, from the coding sequence ATGGGAGACGCTCCGAACGAGCCGACGGCGGGCGACGACCCGGACTCCGGTCCCGACCTCGTCCTCGTCGCCGCGGTCGCCGAGAACGGCGTCATCGGCGGCGACGACGGGATGCCGTGGCACTACCCCGCGGATCTCGCGCACTTCAAGCGGCTCACGACCGGTCACCCGGTGATCGTCGGCCGGACGACCTACGAGGGGATCGCCGACCGGATCGGCGGCCCGCTCCCCGACCGCACGAGCGTCGTGGTGACGACCCGACCGATCGACGACGCCGACCTCCCCGACGGCGCGGTCGTCGCCGGCGACCTCGACGAGGCGCTCGCCCGCGCGACCGCGGACGCCGCCGACCGCGGCGTCGACGCCGTCTACGTCATCGGCGGCGCGACTGTGTACGAGCAGTTCCTCGATGCGGCGGACCGGATGGTGATAACCGAGATCCCCGAGCGCCCGGACGGCGACGTGCGCTTCCCCGAGTGGGACGCCGAGGCGTGGGCGGAGACCGACCGCGAGACGGAGGGGGACCTCGCGTTCGTCACCTACGAGCGGCGCGGCGCGGACTGA
- a CDS encoding SIMPL domain-containing protein yields the protein MDRRLTALIGIAALVALAGCSGFAGTATPADGDEAQLERSITVTAAGEATSTPDRATLRVAVTATGGDAAAVRDELDAGDEELRTALTEWGLDDDAIRTDEYDVRESYETRDDPNRTRYDGTHRYAIELDDVDAVGEVIDVAVDAGADEVQRIQFGLSEEREREVREEAIRTAMANADDDAGALANASGLEVSGVYEVSTAQSRSRPYVAESFNAAAGGGDGSGASTAVETGDVSVTVSVNVVYEAVPA from the coding sequence ATGGACAGACGACTGACGGCACTCATCGGCATCGCGGCGCTCGTCGCGCTCGCCGGCTGCTCGGGGTTCGCGGGGACCGCCACGCCGGCCGACGGCGACGAGGCGCAACTGGAGCGGAGCATCACCGTGACGGCCGCGGGCGAGGCGACCTCGACACCCGACCGCGCCACGCTCCGCGTCGCGGTCACCGCGACGGGCGGGGACGCCGCCGCGGTCCGCGACGAGTTGGACGCGGGCGATGAGGAGCTCCGGACGGCGCTGACCGAGTGGGGACTCGACGACGACGCAATCCGGACCGACGAGTACGACGTCCGAGAGAGCTACGAGACCCGGGACGACCCCAACCGCACGCGGTACGACGGCACGCACCGATACGCGATCGAACTCGACGACGTCGACGCCGTCGGCGAGGTCATCGACGTCGCGGTCGACGCGGGCGCGGACGAGGTCCAGCGGATCCAGTTCGGCCTGAGCGAGGAGCGCGAGCGCGAGGTCCGCGAGGAGGCGATCCGGACGGCGATGGCGAACGCCGACGACGACGCGGGCGCGCTCGCGAACGCGAGCGGGCTTGAGGTGTCCGGCGTCTACGAGGTGTCGACCGCGCAGTCGCGGTCGCGGCCGTACGTGGCCGAGTCGTTCAACGCCGCGGCGGGCGGCGGGGACGGGTCCGGGGCCTCGACCGCGGTCGAAACCGGCGACGTGAGCGTGACCGTCTCCGTGAACGTCGTGTACGAGGCGGTCCCGGCCTGA
- a CDS encoding HTTM domain-containing protein, whose protein sequence is MAQTLSLATVRSRFSAVVRWLSAAVAARSSVDRRALAAFRIGLGAVLIADLLRRSRSLSAFYTDNGVLPRRALFADYSEVYSLHALSGEPWAVASLFAVAGVVALALAVGYRTRLATAVSWLLLLSLQVRNPMVLNAGDALLAMLLFWGVFLPLGSRWSVDAIRRADAESLGDGATPDAEDGATPDAEDGATPDAEDGATPDAAGGVADEAASEPGPSAGGPRGTAVATVASLGLLLQMLVMYVTNGVHKLEGDLWMGGEAVAYVMQADHFTHLLGDHIAAFPGLLRAATYVWVVLLFVSPLLILLTGVPRAAVASLFVGTHLGMAVTMRIDLFPVIAVVGFVPFYQTPVWDAAGRAVDRFGPSATLARWRARLESVGGTVASLDRSLSRPPRSGRLAGLSDGVRAGVERSRPIFSTVIPVFFVVLIVLSSAQSVGYGEVPDRGEEVLEAVEMDQHWKMFAPEPVRTTRWFVAPGVLENGSERDVLHDGEVSMDRPPDVDATYPSARWRKYLSNVYSGDNERHRSYLANHLCAEWNRTHATGVENVTVYQLYERTDPYNGSVQAANEFEMIEYDCSGEFVQNE, encoded by the coding sequence ATGGCTCAAACCCTCTCTCTCGCGACCGTCCGGTCGCGGTTCTCCGCCGTCGTTCGGTGGCTCTCGGCGGCGGTCGCCGCGCGGAGTTCGGTCGACCGGCGCGCGCTCGCCGCCTTCCGGATCGGGCTCGGGGCCGTGCTGATAGCCGACCTGCTCCGCCGCTCGCGGTCGCTCTCCGCCTTCTACACCGACAACGGCGTGCTCCCGCGACGCGCGCTGTTCGCCGACTACTCGGAGGTGTACTCGCTCCACGCGCTCTCCGGCGAACCGTGGGCCGTCGCGTCGCTGTTCGCTGTCGCGGGCGTCGTCGCCCTCGCGCTGGCCGTCGGCTACCGGACGCGGCTCGCGACGGCCGTCTCGTGGCTGCTGCTCCTCTCTCTCCAGGTCCGGAACCCGATGGTGTTGAACGCGGGGGACGCCCTGCTGGCGATGCTGCTCTTCTGGGGCGTCTTCCTCCCGCTGGGGTCGCGCTGGTCGGTCGACGCGATCAGGCGAGCGGACGCCGAGAGCCTCGGCGACGGCGCGACGCCCGACGCCGAAGACGGCGCGACGCCCGACGCCGAAGACGGCGCGACGCCCGACGCCGAAGACGGCGCGACGCCCGACGCTGCCGGCGGCGTCGCCGACGAGGCGGCGTCGGAACCCGGCCCCTCCGCAGGGGGGCCGCGTGGAACCGCCGTGGCGACGGTCGCCTCGCTGGGACTGCTCCTCCAGATGCTGGTGATGTACGTGACGAACGGCGTCCACAAGCTAGAGGGCGACCTCTGGATGGGCGGCGAGGCGGTCGCGTACGTCATGCAAGCGGACCACTTCACCCACCTCCTCGGCGACCACATCGCCGCGTTCCCCGGACTGCTGCGCGCGGCCACGTACGTGTGGGTCGTCCTGCTCTTCGTCTCGCCGCTTTTGATCCTGCTCACGGGGGTCCCGCGCGCCGCGGTCGCCTCGCTCTTCGTCGGCACCCACCTCGGGATGGCGGTCACGATGCGGATCGACCTGTTCCCGGTCATCGCCGTCGTCGGCTTCGTCCCGTTCTACCAGACGCCGGTCTGGGACGCCGCGGGGCGCGCGGTCGACCGGTTCGGGCCGTCGGCGACTCTCGCTCGATGGCGCGCGCGGCTCGAATCCGTCGGGGGGACGGTCGCCTCCCTCGACCGGTCGTTGTCCCGGCCGCCGCGAAGCGGCCGCCTCGCCGGCCTCTCGGACGGCGTCCGGGCGGGTGTCGAACGGAGCCGTCCGATCTTCTCGACGGTCATCCCCGTCTTCTTCGTCGTGTTGATCGTTCTCTCGAGCGCGCAGTCGGTCGGCTACGGCGAGGTTCCGGACCGCGGCGAGGAGGTGTTAGAGGCCGTCGAGATGGACCAACACTGGAAGATGTTTGCGCCCGAGCCGGTCCGCACGACGCGGTGGTTCGTCGCGCCCGGCGTCCTCGAAAACGGGAGCGAACGCGACGTGCTCCACGACGGCGAGGTCTCCATGGACCGACCGCCGGACGTCGACGCGACGTACCCCTCCGCGCGCTGGCGGAAGTACCTCTCGAACGTCTACTCGGGGGACAACGAGAGGCACCGCTCGTACCTCGCGAACCACCTCTGTGCGGAGTGGAACCGGACCCACGCGACCGGCGTCGAGAACGTCACCGTCTACCAGCTGTACGAGCGGACCGACCCGTACAACGGGAGCGTCCAGGCCGCGAACGAGTTCGAGATGATCGAGTACGACTGCTCGGGCGAGTTCGTCCAAAACGAGTGA